The Nostoc flagelliforme CCNUN1 genome includes a window with the following:
- a CDS encoding DsbA family protein, translated as MNNDRKHRLLFVPPSTQDRKQGMLSATVVLVMYGDYQCQESADVYRLLKVIGRQLSISLGEDYLCFIFRHFPQIQIHSHALRAAEAAQAAAVQGQFWQIHDILFIHQQQLADGYLVEYANDLGLNISQFLQDMCKHVHLERINQDIESGTHSGVTATPALFINGIRYSDRWNLKELIAAIVTASH; from the coding sequence GTGAACAATGACCGTAAACACCGTTTACTATTTGTCCCACCTTCAACCCAGGATCGTAAACAGGGGATGTTAAGTGCCACTGTGGTACTGGTGATGTATGGAGATTATCAATGTCAAGAGAGTGCGGATGTTTATCGGTTGCTGAAAGTCATTGGGCGACAACTGAGTATTTCGTTGGGAGAGGATTATTTGTGCTTTATTTTCCGCCATTTTCCGCAGATACAAATTCATTCTCATGCTCTACGTGCGGCGGAAGCGGCCCAAGCGGCGGCTGTTCAAGGTCAGTTTTGGCAAATACATGACATTTTGTTTATCCATCAACAACAGTTAGCAGATGGTTATTTAGTAGAGTATGCCAACGATCTAGGACTTAATATCTCCCAATTTCTGCAAGATATGTGTAAGCATGTGCATCTTGAGCGCATCAATCAAGATATCGAAAGTGGCACCCACAGTGGAGTAACGGCTACCCCAGCTTTGTTTATTAATGGGATTCGATATAGCGATCGCTGGAACCTTAAAGAGTTGATCGCAGCTATTGTCACTGCAAGCCATTAA